One part of the Salmo salar chromosome ssa10, Ssal_v3.1, whole genome shotgun sequence genome encodes these proteins:
- the LOC106561635 gene encoding ladderlectin, whose product MAMLTILLLLSAAIVLGEAFDLRAAKAGVVEEQQEAEAAESDRPCPGGWTKYKSRCFMFVNNAMTWPQAENHCLSLQANLASIKNYGENYNLQQLVLRNTGQNQPTWIGGCNAVENKLWFWSDGSKFDYQSWGQGEPNNYGGNEHCLQMNAGGDKTWNDLNCEVKLPMVCALRTC is encoded by the exons ATGGCGATGTTGACCATTCTTCTGCTTCTCAGCGCTGCCATTGTTCTGGGCGAGGCCTTTGATCTACGTGCCGCAA AGGCTGGGGTGGTGGAGGAACAGCAGGAAGCAGAAGCAGCAGAGAGTGATCGTCCATGTCCCGGAGGTTGGACCAAATACAAATCACGTTGCTTTATGTTTGTCAACAATGCAATGACATGGCCCCAAGCTGAG AACCACTGTCTGTCCCTTCAAGCAAACCTGGCGTCTATAAAAAACTATGGGGAGAACTATAATTTACAGCAATTGGTGTTGAGAAACACCGGCCAAAATCAACCTACCTGGATTGGAGGATGTAATGCTGTTGAG AACAAACTATGGTTCTGGAGTGACGGCTCCAAATTTGATTACCAGAGCTGGGGGCAAGGAGAGCCCAATAATTATGGTGGCAATGAGCACTGTCTTCAGATGAACGCGGGAG GTGACAAAACGTGGAACGATTTAAACTGTGAAGTGAAATTGCCCATGGTGTGCGCACTGAGAACCTGTTAA